One region of Pogona vitticeps strain Pit_001003342236 chromosome 1, PviZW2.1, whole genome shotgun sequence genomic DNA includes:
- the LOC110088807 gene encoding ferritin light chain: MAEPNPKRLKSGLPFCAVHRQQGRPPGNPVKQNFPPVVEEGLCGVTSAVLEVASVFQMLGEIFSDSNMALPNVSKFFLDQAKEEREVADALVQYQRVRGSIYCSRIITKPPNMLLNGVAPALEVALVQLKTVTSYFEELYTLSIKYSDPCTASTIKKQFLRSKSKKIKLMGDLLSNAHRLRSTQDGRGGLENYLIECSLKELKIGPDSETHCDLCVPLQRCTGVAKQLLLLHQEFPQHRNNGRSKYPELYCFLYQPRWKGLCEANRRQEEKWL; the protein is encoded by the exons ATGGCCGAACCAAACCCGAAAAGGCTCAAGAGCGGCCTGCCCTTCTGCGCCGTCCACCGCCAGCAGGGCCGCCCGCCCGGCAACCCGGTGAAGCAGAACTTCCCGCCCGTGGTGGAGGAAGGCCTGTGCGGGGTCACCAGCGCCGTGCTCGAGGTCGCCTCTGTCTTCCAGATGCTG GGAGAAATCTTCAGTGATTCCAATATGGCTTTACCAAATGTCTCAAAATTCttcctggatcaggccaaggaagagagagaagtagCAGATGCTCTGGTACAATACCAGCGTGTCAGGGGAAGCATTTACTGCAGCAGAATTATCACG AAACCACCGAATATGTTATTAAATGGTGTGGCACCAGCTCTGGAAGTAGCCTTAGTACAGCTGAAGACAGTGACAAGCTATTTTGAAGAGCTTTATACCCTGAGTATCAAGTACTCAGATCCTTGCACTGCAAGCACGATTAAGAAGCAATTCCTCAGATCCAAGAGCAAGAAGATTAAGTTGATGGGAGACCTTCTAAGCAACGCTCATAGGCTTAGGAGCACTCAGGATGGCAGAGGTGGCCTGGAGAACTATCTGATAGAATGTTCGTTGAAAGAACTAAAGATTGGCCCTGATTCAGAAACTCACTGCGATCTCTGTGTACCACTTCAGAGATGTACAGGAGTTGCAAAACAGCTGCTTCTGTTGCATCAGGAATTTCCACAACACAGGAATAATGGAAGGTCCAAATACCCAGAGCTATATTGCTTCCTTTATCAACCTCGGTGGAAAGGTTTGTGTGAGGCAAATcgaagacaggaggagaaatgGCTTTAG